The Zalophus californianus isolate mZalCal1 chromosome 8, mZalCal1.pri.v2, whole genome shotgun sequence genome has a segment encoding these proteins:
- the TMEM87B gene encoding transmembrane protein 87B isoform X2, translated as MAVSCCFGARLQPGRRLPVGAPLLRVALYLLCWAPAAVGAVPELGLWAATVNDKSGPLIFRKTMFNSTEIKFSVKSFSCSGPVKFTIEWHLKHYTCQNEYSKLEEELSQKQDPGVNEDFCGHYFKNTECWTTKYENLDCNSDLQVFPSLTNKELITNTRNVSNQERSTDVVARTQRDGFHIFIVSIKTEKRDARWNLNVSLSMIGPHGYISASDWPLMIFYMVMCIVYILYGVLWLMWSACYWKDILRIQFWIAAVIFLGMLEKAVFYSEYQNISSTGLSTQGLLIFAELISAVKRTLARLLVIIVSLGYGIVKPRLGTVMHRVVGLGILYFIFAAIEGVMRVIGADDSDLVLLASLPLSLLDSGLCWWIFISLAQTMKTLRLRKNTVKFSLYRHFTNTLIFAVLASIVFMVWTTKTFRIAKCQSDWMERWVDDAFWSFLFSLILIVIMFLWRPSANNQRYAFMPLIDDSDDEIEEFMVPSENLTEGIKLRVSKTVSNGTAKPATSDNFDEDLKWVEENIPSSFTDVALPVLVDSDEEIMTRSEMAEKMFSSEKIM; from the exons aaatcaGGACCTTTGATATTTAGAAAAACTATGTTTAACTCTACTGAAATCAAGTTTTCTG TTAAGTCATTCAGTTGTTCTGGGCCTGTGAAGTTTACCATAGAGTGGCATTTGAAGCATTATACCTGTCAAAATGAATATTCTAAGCTGGAG GAGGAGCTATCACAAAAACAGGATCCTGGTGTTAATGAAGACTTTTGTGGCCATTATTTCAAGAACACTGAATGTTGGAcaacaaaatatgaaaacttaGATTGCAACAGTGACTTACAGGTGTTTCCCTCACTGACT aataaggAACTAATTACAAATACCAGAAATGTTTCAAACCAGGAAAGATCAACA gaTGTTGTAGCCAGAACACAGAGAGATGGGTTTCAtatctttattgtttctattaAAACGGAAAAAAGAGATGCAAGATGGAATTTGAATG TTTCTCTTTCTATGATTGGGCCTCATGGATATATTTCTGCATCAGATTGGCCTCTGATGATT TTTTACATGGTGATGTGTATCGTTTATATTTTATATGGCGTACTGTGGCTGATGTGGTCTGCCTGTTACTGGAAAGATATATTAAGAATCCAGTTCTGGATTGCCGCTGTTATTTTCCTGGGAATGCTTGAAAAAGCAGTTTTTTATTCTGAATATCAAAACATCAGCAGCACCGGGCTATCAA CCCAAGGTTTATTGATATTTGCTGAGTTGATATCTGCGGTTAAGAGGACATTGGCTCGCCTCCTTGTGATCATTGTGAGCTTGGGCTATGGCATTGTGAA GCCCCGTTTAGGAACAGTCATGCACCGGGTGGTCGGACTGGGGATTCTTTACTTTATCTTCGCAGCTATTGAAGGCGTGATGAGAGTTATTGGG GCAGATGACTCTGATCTTGTGCTTCTGgccagtctccctctctctctccttgactCTGGCTTGTGCTGGTGG ATATTTATAAGTTTGGCACAAACCATGAAGACTCTAAGGCTAAGAAAGAACACAGTGAAATTTTCTTTATACAGGCACTTTACAAATACTCTGATCTTTGCTGTACTAG CTTCTATAGTGTTTATGGTGTGGACAACCAAGACATTTAGAATTGCAAAATGTCAATCA GATTGGATGGAACGCTGGGTTGATGATGCATTTTGGAGCTTCCTTTTTTCACTTATCCTTATTGTAATAATGTTTTTGTGGAGACCATCAGCAAACAATCAGAG ATATGCCTTCATGCCGTTAATTGATGATTCTGATGATGAAATTGAAGAATTTATGGTACCATCTGAAAATTTAA CTGAAGGAATAAAATTAAGAGTCTCAAAAACAGTTTCCAATGGAACAGCTAAACCTGCTACTTCTGATAATTTT GATGAAGATTTGAAGTGGGTGGAAGAAAATATTCCCTCTTCATTCACAGATGT agCTCTTCCAGTGTTAGTGGATTCAGATGAG gaaatcatgACCAGATCTGAAATGGCAGAAAAAATGTTCTCGTCAGAAAAGATAATGTGA
- the TMEM87B gene encoding transmembrane protein 87B isoform X1, with product MAVSCCFGARLQPGRRLPVGAPLLRVALYLLCWAPAAVGAVPELGLWAATVNDKSGPLIFRKTMFNSTEIKFSVKSFSCSGPVKFTIEWHLKHYTCQNEYSKLEEELSQKQDPGVNEDFCGHYFKNTECWTTKYENLDCNSDLQVFPSLTNKELITNTRNVSNQERSTDVVARTQRDGFHIFIVSIKTEKRDARWNLNVSLSMIGPHGYISASDWPLMIFYMVMCIVYILYGVLWLMWSACYWKDILRIQFWIAAVIFLGMLEKAVFYSEYQNISSTGLSTQGLLIFAELISAVKRTLARLLVIIVSLGYGIVKPRLGTVMHRVVGLGILYFIFAAIEGVMRVIGGSNHLAVIFGDIILAVIDSIFIWFIFISLAQTMKTLRLRKNTVKFSLYRHFTNTLIFAVLASIVFMVWTTKTFRIAKCQSDWMERWVDDAFWSFLFSLILIVIMFLWRPSANNQRYAFMPLIDDSDDEIEEFMVPSENLTEGIKLRVSKTVSNGTAKPATSDNFDEDLKWVEENIPSSFTDVALPVLVDSDEEIMTRSEMAEKMFSSEKIM from the exons aaatcaGGACCTTTGATATTTAGAAAAACTATGTTTAACTCTACTGAAATCAAGTTTTCTG TTAAGTCATTCAGTTGTTCTGGGCCTGTGAAGTTTACCATAGAGTGGCATTTGAAGCATTATACCTGTCAAAATGAATATTCTAAGCTGGAG GAGGAGCTATCACAAAAACAGGATCCTGGTGTTAATGAAGACTTTTGTGGCCATTATTTCAAGAACACTGAATGTTGGAcaacaaaatatgaaaacttaGATTGCAACAGTGACTTACAGGTGTTTCCCTCACTGACT aataaggAACTAATTACAAATACCAGAAATGTTTCAAACCAGGAAAGATCAACA gaTGTTGTAGCCAGAACACAGAGAGATGGGTTTCAtatctttattgtttctattaAAACGGAAAAAAGAGATGCAAGATGGAATTTGAATG TTTCTCTTTCTATGATTGGGCCTCATGGATATATTTCTGCATCAGATTGGCCTCTGATGATT TTTTACATGGTGATGTGTATCGTTTATATTTTATATGGCGTACTGTGGCTGATGTGGTCTGCCTGTTACTGGAAAGATATATTAAGAATCCAGTTCTGGATTGCCGCTGTTATTTTCCTGGGAATGCTTGAAAAAGCAGTTTTTTATTCTGAATATCAAAACATCAGCAGCACCGGGCTATCAA CCCAAGGTTTATTGATATTTGCTGAGTTGATATCTGCGGTTAAGAGGACATTGGCTCGCCTCCTTGTGATCATTGTGAGCTTGGGCTATGGCATTGTGAA GCCCCGTTTAGGAACAGTCATGCACCGGGTGGTCGGACTGGGGATTCTTTACTTTATCTTCGCAGCTATTGAAGGCGTGATGAGAGTTATTGGG gGTTCTAACCATTTAGCTGTTATTTTTGGTGACATTATTTTGGCAGTTATTGACTCCATTTTTATATGGTTT ATATTTATAAGTTTGGCACAAACCATGAAGACTCTAAGGCTAAGAAAGAACACAGTGAAATTTTCTTTATACAGGCACTTTACAAATACTCTGATCTTTGCTGTACTAG CTTCTATAGTGTTTATGGTGTGGACAACCAAGACATTTAGAATTGCAAAATGTCAATCA GATTGGATGGAACGCTGGGTTGATGATGCATTTTGGAGCTTCCTTTTTTCACTTATCCTTATTGTAATAATGTTTTTGTGGAGACCATCAGCAAACAATCAGAG ATATGCCTTCATGCCGTTAATTGATGATTCTGATGATGAAATTGAAGAATTTATGGTACCATCTGAAAATTTAA CTGAAGGAATAAAATTAAGAGTCTCAAAAACAGTTTCCAATGGAACAGCTAAACCTGCTACTTCTGATAATTTT GATGAAGATTTGAAGTGGGTGGAAGAAAATATTCCCTCTTCATTCACAGATGT agCTCTTCCAGTGTTAGTGGATTCAGATGAG gaaatcatgACCAGATCTGAAATGGCAGAAAAAATGTTCTCGTCAGAAAAGATAATGTGA